One window of Thalassovita mediterranea genomic DNA carries:
- the rfbC gene encoding dTDP-4-dehydrorhamnose 3,5-epimerase, translating to MPITSVETFSISGPALLNLKRAGDERGWFCESWNARDWKDAGLPKEDWVQDNYAFSAEIGTTRGLHFQAPPHAQAKLIQVIRGRIFDAIVDIRTGSPSYGKSVCLVLSNDQPQAFYIPAGFAHGYQTLDPDTLVYYKVTDHYAPETEGGLLWNGAGSGIDWPIREHVTLSRRDHDWPDLGALKSPFTQAG from the coding sequence ATGCCAATCACGTCTGTCGAGACTTTTTCCATATCCGGGCCCGCCCTGCTCAACCTGAAACGCGCAGGCGATGAGCGCGGCTGGTTCTGCGAATCATGGAATGCCCGCGACTGGAAAGACGCTGGCCTGCCGAAGGAAGACTGGGTTCAGGACAATTACGCCTTCTCCGCCGAGATCGGCACGACACGCGGGCTGCATTTCCAGGCCCCTCCCCATGCGCAGGCAAAGCTCATCCAGGTCATTCGCGGTAGGATCTTCGATGCGATCGTCGACATCCGCACCGGCTCGCCGAGCTATGGCAAATCGGTTTGCCTGGTGCTGAGCAATGACCAGCCGCAAGCCTTCTACATCCCGGCCGGTTTCGCCCATGGCTACCAGACGCTCGATCCTGATACGCTCGTCTACTACAAGGTCACCGATCACTACGCGCCGGAAACCGAGGGCGGTCTTCTCTGGAACGGAGCCGGCTCGGGCATCGACTGGCCAATCAGGGAACACGTCACCCTCTCCAGACGCGACCACGACTGGCCAGACCTCGGCGCGCTGAAATCTCCATTCACGCAAGCAGGCTGA
- a CDS encoding FKBP-type peptidyl-prolyl cis-trans isomerase, whose product MLKPLSGLVCAVLLAACNAQEQSFDEFFPWDPEAENVQETESGLQYVVVREGPEDGASPTISSTVQVFYEGRLTDGTTFDGNFDEGRPAIFGVGQVIPGWTQGLQLMSEGDEYVFYIPSELAYGQTPRPNGIIKPGDDLIFRVSLEQVFAPPPADEEAWSTYTPWDSSNEAVQSTGSGLEYVVLESGAENGVSPEPDDTVVVLYEGRFAESGEVFDSAYQRGQPIMFQANGVIPGWQEALALMKPGDRWLIHVPSDIAYGERGYPGAIPPNSDLNFEVHLIDVLPTE is encoded by the coding sequence ATGTTGAAACCTCTCTCTGGCCTCGTTTGCGCGGTCCTTCTGGCCGCCTGCAATGCACAGGAGCAGAGCTTTGATGAGTTCTTCCCATGGGACCCAGAGGCAGAAAACGTTCAGGAGACCGAGTCTGGGCTTCAATATGTGGTCGTCCGTGAAGGGCCTGAAGATGGCGCGTCGCCGACCATCAGCTCGACCGTTCAGGTCTTCTATGAGGGCCGCCTGACTGACGGCACAACGTTTGACGGTAATTTCGATGAGGGCCGCCCGGCTATTTTTGGCGTCGGTCAGGTCATTCCCGGCTGGACGCAGGGCCTGCAGCTGATGTCGGAAGGCGACGAATACGTCTTCTACATCCCGTCTGAGCTTGCCTATGGCCAGACGCCGCGTCCGAACGGCATCATCAAACCGGGCGACGACCTCATCTTCCGCGTCTCGCTGGAACAGGTCTTTGCGCCGCCCCCCGCCGACGAAGAAGCGTGGAGCACCTACACGCCGTGGGACTCCTCTAACGAAGCGGTGCAGTCGACCGGCTCGGGCCTCGAATACGTCGTTCTGGAAAGCGGCGCCGAAAACGGCGTCAGCCCGGAGCCGGATGATACGGTCGTCGTCCTTTACGAAGGCCGGTTTGCCGAGAGCGGTGAAGTGTTCGACAGCGCCTACCAGCGCGGCCAGCCCATCATGTTCCAGGCGAATGGCGTCATTCCCGGCTGGCAGGAAGCCCTCGCGCTGATGAAGCCGGGCGACCGCTGGCTGATTCATGTGCCTTCGGACATTGCCTATGGTGAGCGCGGCTATCCCGGCGCGATCCCGCCAAATTCCGACCTCAACTTTGAGGTCCACCTGATTGATGTTCTGCCAACGGAATAA
- a CDS encoding FKBP-type peptidyl-prolyl cis-trans isomerase translates to MAQPQRKHGQFARVLTGLAAAAFVLTACETAAPASQTDTPMAAAADSEAALAAKRAAKASAPCPDYGRGSGTFQPPFPTNCAGLQTTEEGLRWIEIAQGPEDREPPLDGATVIVAYEGYLEETGAKFDSSYDRGEAAIFVIDQVIAGWTEILKRMTPGDEWMTYIPAELAYGGASPSAAIPPNSDLVFKIRLDGFLNAEEVASLPPPSGVSAAVWEDFLPWDRSREGIQRQPSGLTYFQIEDGESDGPNPRADDLVAIDYEARLAENGALVASTWGRQTPLVVRAGDLIPGFAQLLSLMKEGDVLIGHLPPPLAYGDAGLDDLVPPDASLVYVVNLIEINPEVSQPTR, encoded by the coding sequence ATGGCTCAACCGCAACGCAAGCATGGGCAGTTTGCCAGGGTTCTCACCGGACTCGCAGCCGCAGCCTTTGTACTGACCGCCTGTGAGACCGCCGCCCCGGCGTCCCAGACTGATACACCCATGGCCGCAGCGGCTGACAGCGAAGCGGCACTTGCCGCAAAACGCGCAGCCAAGGCCAGCGCGCCCTGCCCTGACTATGGCCGCGGCTCCGGCACGTTCCAGCCGCCCTTCCCGACCAATTGCGCAGGCCTGCAGACCACTGAAGAAGGCCTTCGCTGGATCGAGATCGCACAAGGCCCCGAAGACCGCGAACCACCTCTCGATGGCGCAACGGTCATCGTCGCCTATGAGGGCTATCTCGAAGAAACCGGCGCCAAGTTCGACAGCTCCTATGACCGCGGTGAAGCGGCTATCTTCGTGATCGACCAGGTCATCGCTGGCTGGACTGAAATCCTGAAGCGCATGACGCCAGGCGATGAGTGGATGACCTACATCCCGGCAGAGCTTGCCTATGGCGGCGCGTCACCAAGCGCGGCCATCCCGCCAAATTCCGACCTCGTCTTCAAGATCCGCCTCGACGGCTTCCTGAACGCCGAGGAAGTCGCAAGCCTCCCACCGCCATCAGGCGTGTCGGCGGCCGTCTGGGAAGACTTCCTGCCTTGGGACCGCTCGCGCGAAGGCATCCAGCGCCAGCCATCTGGCCTCACCTATTTCCAGATCGAGGACGGCGAAAGCGACGGGCCCAACCCACGCGCTGACGACCTCGTCGCCATCGACTATGAAGCCCGCCTCGCAGAGAACGGCGCCCTCGTCGCCTCGACCTGGGGCCGTCAGACGCCGCTCGTCGTGCGCGCAGGTGACCTCATCCCGGGCTTCGCCCAGCTTCTCAGCCTGATGAAGGAAGGCGACGTCTTGATCGGTCACCTCCCGCCGCCGCTCGCCTATGGCGATGCTGGCCTGGATGACCTCGTGCCGCCAGATGCGTCGCTGGTCTATGTGGTCAACCTGATCGAGATCAATCCGGAAGTCTCCCAGCCGACACGCTGA
- the cpsB gene encoding mannose-1-phosphate guanylyltransferase/mannose-6-phosphate isomerase (capsular polysaccharide colanic acid biosynthesis protein; catalyzes the formation of GDP-mannose from GTP and alpha-D-mannose 1-phosphate), protein MTISIKPVVLCGGNGTRLWPLSTPQHPKQFLNLLGASSMLEVTLARVQGNPVDGLSFTQPMVIGAERHGQLMGGLSGNADILMEPVGKNSAAPVAAAALSADVDDLVLILPADHDIADLSAFHRAILAGAKAAKSGSVVTFGIIAETPATGYGYIEAASKSGEVIDVVRFVEKPDLETAKSYIASGNFFWNAGIFLFRAGDMIEAFKAHAPDILDAVSAAMPKSKQGTAASFDTAAFEACRSQSIDYAIIEHHDDLKVVPVDMGWSDIGDFQALWERSEKDENGNVLIGNVRAIDCKNCYIRATDTSISVAGRENTVIVAAGGEMLVCDMHTVQSVKELAKA, encoded by the coding sequence ATGACGATCTCTATCAAACCGGTGGTTTTGTGCGGGGGGAACGGGACACGGCTGTGGCCGCTGTCGACGCCGCAACATCCAAAGCAGTTTCTCAACCTGCTCGGTGCCTCATCAATGCTGGAAGTGACGCTGGCGCGGGTTCAGGGGAACCCTGTCGACGGCCTGTCCTTCACCCAGCCCATGGTGATCGGAGCTGAACGTCATGGGCAACTGATGGGCGGTCTTTCTGGCAACGCCGACATATTGATGGAGCCTGTCGGGAAGAACTCAGCTGCGCCCGTGGCGGCGGCGGCCCTTTCAGCGGACGTCGATGATCTCGTCCTCATCCTTCCGGCAGACCATGACATTGCAGACCTCAGCGCATTTCACCGCGCGATCCTTGCTGGTGCGAAAGCGGCAAAGTCGGGCAGTGTCGTGACTTTCGGGATTATCGCGGAAACGCCTGCGACCGGCTATGGCTATATCGAAGCGGCCAGCAAATCCGGCGAGGTGATCGACGTCGTGCGCTTCGTTGAGAAGCCGGATCTCGAGACAGCCAAATCCTATATCGCTTCGGGCAATTTCTTCTGGAATGCCGGTATCTTCCTGTTCCGTGCGGGCGACATGATAGAGGCGTTCAAGGCGCATGCGCCGGACATTCTGGACGCGGTCAGCGCCGCCATGCCAAAATCGAAGCAGGGCACGGCCGCAAGCTTTGATACGGCTGCCTTCGAGGCATGTCGCTCACAGTCAATCGACTATGCCATCATCGAGCATCATGACGACCTGAAAGTCGTGCCCGTCGATATGGGGTGGAGCGATATTGGTGACTTCCAGGCACTGTGGGAGCGCTCGGAGAAAGATGAGAATGGCAATGTTCTCATCGGCAATGTCAGGGCGATCGACTGCAAGAACTGCTATATCCGCGCGACCGATACCTCGATTTCGGTGGCGGGCCGCGAGAATACGGTGATCGTTGCAGCGGGCGGCGAGATGCTTGTCTGCGACATGCACACAGTCCAGTCGGTCAAGGAGCTGGCGAAGGCCTGA
- a CDS encoding threonine ammonia-lyase has translation MSKKLPISLDDVRDAARVLEGQIERTPLRMSKTLSAITGAEVWVKFENQQFTAAFKERGALNKLARLSEEEKQAGVIAASAGNHAQGVAYHGRRLGIPVTIAMPTTTPFNKVQHTRDFGARVLLEGQTFDEAKAFAESVREREGLTWIHPFDDPLIMAGQGTAALEMIEDGPDFDVLVVPIGGGGLISGMATVSKALKPDTKIVGVQASMYPSMLAAIQGREAKTGGASIAEGISVKTPGNLTKEVVEALVDEILLVEEAHIERAITLFADVEKTIAEGAGAAGLAALLAHPEKFAGRKVGLILCGGNIDTRLLASVLTRALVREKRLARIRIIGDDRPGLLALVSKIIGDNGANIMEVSHNRIALDVPAKGAEFDILMETRDAQHTQDIIDALDRAGYPPRSS, from the coding sequence AAGAAACTTCCGATCAGCCTCGACGATGTACGCGACGCCGCCCGCGTTCTTGAAGGACAGATTGAGCGCACGCCCCTGCGCATGTCCAAGACGCTCAGCGCGATTACGGGTGCGGAAGTCTGGGTGAAGTTCGAGAACCAGCAATTTACCGCCGCCTTCAAGGAGCGCGGCGCGCTCAACAAGCTCGCCCGTCTCAGTGAAGAGGAAAAGCAGGCCGGCGTGATCGCTGCGTCTGCCGGCAACCATGCGCAGGGTGTAGCCTATCATGGCCGCCGCCTTGGCATACCCGTCACCATTGCGATGCCGACGACGACGCCCTTTAACAAGGTCCAGCATACGCGCGACTTTGGTGCCCGCGTCCTTCTGGAAGGCCAGACATTTGATGAGGCGAAAGCTTTCGCCGAATCCGTCCGCGAGCGCGAAGGCCTCACCTGGATCCACCCCTTCGATGATCCGCTCATCATGGCGGGTCAGGGTACCGCGGCCCTCGAAATGATTGAGGATGGGCCGGACTTCGACGTGCTCGTCGTGCCAATCGGCGGCGGCGGCCTGATCTCTGGCATGGCGACCGTCTCAAAGGCCCTGAAGCCTGACACCAAGATCGTTGGCGTGCAGGCGTCCATGTATCCCAGCATGCTGGCCGCCATTCAGGGGCGCGAAGCCAAGACAGGCGGCGCGTCCATCGCTGAGGGCATCTCGGTCAAGACACCGGGCAACCTCACCAAAGAGGTCGTCGAGGCCCTGGTCGATGAAATCCTCCTCGTTGAGGAAGCGCATATCGAGCGCGCCATCACGCTCTTCGCCGATGTTGAAAAGACGATCGCCGAAGGCGCGGGCGCTGCAGGCCTCGCCGCGCTACTCGCTCACCCGGAGAAGTTTGCTGGACGCAAGGTCGGCCTCATTCTCTGCGGCGGCAATATCGATACACGCCTCCTCGCCTCTGTGTTGACGCGGGCGCTTGTGCGCGAAAAGCGCCTCGCCCGTATCCGTATCATCGGGGATGACCGCCCGGGTCTTCTGGCGCTCGTGTCCAAGATTATTGGCGACAATGGCGCAAACATCATGGAAGTCTCGCACAACCGGATCGCGCTCGATGTGCCGGCGAAGGGCGCAGAGTTCGACATCCTGATGGAAACGCGCGATGCCCAGCACACGCAGGACATCATCGACGCGCTCGACCGGGCAGGTTATCCGCCCCGCTCCAGCTAA